A genomic window from Candidatus Denitrolinea symbiosum includes:
- a CDS encoding peptidase S58 family, producing the protein MKLQNSITDVPGVEVGHAQDDDALTGCTAILCRKGAVAGVDVRGGAPGTRETDLLAPVNLVEKVHAITLAGGSAFGLDAASGVMRYLDEQGVGFDAGPAKVPIVPAAILFDLGLGRADRRPDAEMGYRAAAAAKSDAPPEGNFGAGTGASVGKMFGPKQAMKCGIGSASLEVGGGVVVGALMAVNAFGDVIDPETNQIIAGLRSAELGPIRLGQSGYFADTLKMMKTVFGRTILSFAAKANTVIGVVAANADFTKAEATKVAQMAHDGLARTIRPAHTMLDGDTIFALATGGKKADVSTVGAYAAEAVAQAIVRAARMAASAGGLPGLADAASGQPSPDA; encoded by the coding sequence ATGAAACTGCAAAACTCCATCACCGACGTCCCCGGCGTCGAAGTCGGCCACGCGCAAGACGACGACGCGCTGACCGGCTGCACAGCCATCCTGTGCCGCAAAGGCGCGGTCGCGGGCGTGGACGTGCGCGGCGGCGCGCCCGGCACGCGCGAGACCGACCTGCTCGCCCCCGTCAACCTCGTCGAAAAAGTCCACGCGATCACGCTGGCCGGCGGATCGGCCTTCGGGCTGGACGCGGCCTCCGGCGTGATGCGCTATCTCGACGAACAAGGCGTCGGATTCGACGCCGGCCCGGCCAAAGTCCCCATCGTCCCGGCCGCGATCCTCTTTGACCTCGGCCTCGGTCGCGCGGACCGTCGGCCGGACGCGGAGATGGGATACCGCGCGGCCGCCGCGGCCAAGTCCGACGCGCCGCCCGAGGGCAACTTCGGCGCGGGGACGGGAGCCTCCGTCGGCAAAATGTTCGGGCCGAAGCAGGCCATGAAATGCGGAATCGGCTCGGCCAGCCTCGAAGTCGGCGGCGGAGTCGTGGTCGGCGCGCTGATGGCGGTCAACGCCTTCGGCGATGTGATCGACCCCGAGACGAACCAGATCATCGCGGGCCTCCGCTCCGCGGAGCTCGGCCCCATCCGCCTCGGGCAGTCCGGCTATTTCGCCGACACGTTGAAAATGATGAAGACCGTCTTCGGCAGGACCATCCTGTCGTTCGCCGCCAAAGCCAACACGGTGATCGGCGTCGTCGCCGCGAACGCCGACTTCACCAAAGCCGAGGCGACGAAGGTCGCGCAGATGGCGCACGACGGACTCGCCCGAACCATCCGCCCCGCGCACACCATGCTGGACGGCGACACGATCTTCGCCCTCGCCACCGGCGGCAAAAAAGCGGATGTGTCCACCGTCGGCGCGTACGCGGCGGAAGCGGTCGCGCAGGCCATCGTCCGTGCGGCGCGCATGGCCGCCTCCGCAGGCGGGCTGCCCGGCCTGGCCGACGCGGCCAGCGGCCAGCCGAGTCCCGACGCATAA
- a CDS encoding transcriptional regulator — translation MKDELFNELAASIREGGKILRGKAKPARTFVIEAPNVKEIRASYKLSQNEFAALMGISVNTLRNWEQGRRAPEGAARVLLQVAAKHPDVIWEVVKVQSLAA, via the coding sequence ATGAAAGACGAACTGTTCAACGAACTGGCAGCCAGCATCCGCGAAGGTGGAAAGATTCTGCGCGGCAAGGCGAAGCCCGCTCGGACATTTGTCATCGAAGCGCCAAACGTGAAGGAAATCCGCGCCAGTTACAAACTTTCGCAAAACGAATTCGCCGCGCTGATGGGGATAAGCGTGAATACGTTACGCAACTGGGAGCAGGGACGGCGCGCGCCTGAAGGCGCAGCGCGGGTGCTGTTACAGGTGGCCGCGAAACATCCCGATGTGATTTGGGAGGTAGTGAAGGTACAATCGCTTGCGGCGTAG
- a CDS encoding transposase, IS256 family — MTYQNDCTLPNEVLEQISEQGLDYLPELMRVIVNAAMKAERQQYLGVAPYERSEQRRDQANGFKPKTVRTRMGAIEFAVPQVRTGDYYPQALEKGLRSERALTMALAEMYVQGTSTRKVNAIVEKLCGSQVSSSLVSKATSELDVLLEAWQNRPLGEIRYLFLDARYEKVRMDGQVVDAAVLIAQAVDPLGKRRILGVRIGLGEAEIFWRAFLQSLIQRGLSGVRLITSDAHAGLRQALRAVFGGVLWQRCQYHLQQNATSYVPRREMLTEVAADIRRVFNAPDRPTAEAYLKQTVQKYAQSASRLADWMETNLPEGLTVFAFPEAHRRKLRTNNTQERLNREIGRRTNVVSIFPNEAACLRLVSAILMEQDEEWQMGRVYLSMDENPPPK, encoded by the coding sequence ATGACCTACCAAAATGATTGTACCTTACCAAACGAAGTTTTGGAGCAGATCAGCGAGCAAGGCTTGGATTACTTGCCCGAGTTGATGCGCGTCATCGTCAATGCGGCGATGAAAGCGGAGCGACAGCAATACCTGGGAGTGGCGCCTTACGAACGCTCGGAACAGCGACGCGACCAAGCCAACGGGTTCAAGCCGAAAACAGTGCGGACGCGCATGGGCGCGATTGAATTTGCCGTTCCGCAAGTGCGGACTGGGGATTATTATCCACAAGCGCTGGAAAAAGGGTTGCGTAGTGAACGCGCCCTGACGATGGCGTTAGCCGAGATGTATGTGCAAGGGACCTCGACCCGCAAAGTGAATGCCATTGTCGAGAAGTTGTGCGGCAGCCAGGTATCGAGCAGTCTGGTGAGCAAGGCCACCTCGGAGTTGGATGTCTTGCTGGAAGCCTGGCAGAATCGACCGTTGGGAGAAATCCGCTACCTGTTTTTGGATGCCCGCTACGAGAAAGTGCGGATGGATGGACAGGTGGTAGATGCGGCCGTTTTGATCGCCCAGGCAGTGGATCCACTCGGCAAACGGAGGATTTTGGGCGTGAGGATAGGTCTGGGTGAGGCCGAAATCTTCTGGCGCGCCTTCCTGCAAAGCCTGATCCAGCGCGGCCTGAGCGGTGTGCGTCTGATTACCAGCGACGCTCACGCTGGTTTGCGGCAAGCGTTGCGGGCGGTGTTTGGAGGCGTTCTCTGGCAGCGCTGCCAATACCATCTGCAACAGAATGCAACCAGCTACGTTCCTCGCCGCGAGATGTTGACAGAAGTGGCCGCGGACATTCGCAGAGTGTTCAATGCCCCCGACCGTCCGACGGCCGAAGCCTACTTGAAGCAAACGGTTCAAAAGTATGCTCAAAGCGCTTCCCGCCTGGCGGACTGGATGGAAACCAACCTGCCCGAAGGACTGACCGTGTTCGCCTTTCCCGAAGCGCACCGCAGGAAACTGCGCACCAACAACACCCAGGAACGCTTGAACCGCGAAATTGGACGGCGCACCAACGTGGTGAGCATCTTTCCCAATGAAGCCGCCTGTTTGCGTTTGGTGAGCGCCATCCTGATGGAACAGGATGAGGAATGGCAGATGGGTCGAGTCTATCTTTCGATGGACGAAAACCCTCCTCCTAAATGA